AATGTTTTAATTGTTAtagataaatagaaaataaaaataagttatATCATAGTCATGtattgaacaaaaaattcaTTTGTCTGATACTTTGTCATTATACTTGTCTGAGGTGTTTTAATAGTACTCATGCATTATTTGTGTTACAAAATGTACATTTTAATTTAAGATTGGTTTTTTTATGGTTATAACTGTTTCTGTATGTCAGAATAGTTAGTCAAGTATCAATGTAGTTTGTTATTTGACTATATTTTTTAGTCTTACGTATGTATACGGTCTAACGTGCGcagatattgaaaattttagtaAACTTGTTTCTGTATATATTTGAATCTTGATATTTAAATGTCAAGTAATAGAAGGTATAACAATTTATACTGAATGCCAAATATTCTTTTTGTCATCGATACTTTAAGTTAAGTTCTAAACAAACAAAATATGTGAACgttttattatttaacaaagTTGCACATTAGGCATAGAGTGTTTGTTAAAAGACAAAGTTGTATTATCTATAAGTGTACATATGTACAAGTTCATATTTATAGTGTTATAGTGTACAGTGCATAGTGTATTGACAAAActaacaattattttttatagattgtaatatataaattaaagtcACTCATTTCCAAGCTACAATAAATTCCTTAATACAATCAGTATTGTTTTTTCCAGTATAAATGAATTTAACAtgtaaaagtaaaaagaaatttacttccTTATAAAATTTCTACCTTATGAATATAATAACCACCAgtgtatttttaaacaataaaaaaaaacagaattatactcgaaaagtttcttttatataatttcattttatatttgtcTTTTTTAGTGATATcttgtttattttgttttttattttatagtagaattataattttatatttaaaaaatatttatgaagGGTTTGAAACattaaattctttttataatataattttaatgttttgTGTTCGAATACAACAGAATCGTGCCTCGATTAGCTATTTCTACAATCCCTcttgtagaaaattaaaaattgattctaTATATTTCTCCAAAAAATGATTATCACATAATTATCGTAAAGTGTGCATATTTGTGTTGTAAGTATATATCAAAGCGCATTTATTGCAACAGTACACAAGTTGTATTAAATATCATTCATTAATTGAACATTAATGCGAAAAAATCATAAAATCAATAAACTTTCATGTGAGGAaagattataataattaacatatttttgtattatatttattttgctACATGAATTCTTCGAATTATTTTAGATACAACATTATAGAAAGTAACGATTACGGTAAGGTCGCCATTAGCGTAAAGTAGCTATTATACATATTTGCGATTAGTGACGCCTCTAAACGACGTAGAGGAAACATCTCGACTGATCTCGACCATAGCTGTGGCAATGtacaaagaaatggtttactGCGCGATATTACGTTTATGCACAATTTTCCGTGGATCGTGTGCGATATTGACACCCGTATAAGCGAGAAGATTCAGTGCATTTACGAATACACAAACGCTAACCCGGTTCGTTCGCCTTCGAGAACACGTAACTGGTTGTTTCCTCAGAAACATGGCCGAATATCGTTTCGACGGTGTGGTGAAATTGTGTGTACAGAATCATTAAAACGACATCCTGGCCTTTTGAATACGTTTAATCGCCGGTAATATGACGTCGATACATTTCGTCGTGCATCCGTTACCCGGAACCGACGATCAGTTGAACGATAGGTAAGAAGAACGGATTCGTTATCGGTTTCCCATTAATGTATCTATCATTTCGGTATGTCTGTCTTTCCTCTTCTACGTattgaaacgtttcgttcgttgttcgttgcTGAATATATGCTCGCTGATTTCGGTCAGTatatcttttcttctcttttttccatCAATGTTAAATCTTGTTATGGAGATGTTTGACTTTAACTAAACGGTGCAAAATGATTTTACATGAACCATGGGAGTTGTAAAAGTTTGTTGTCACATCGTTACGTACGGACATCGTGTGTCCGGGTTTGGAAATTTCTTGACGCTGCTAGTCATAATCGAAAGTTATATAGGTGCGGTTTAGGTGTCAAGAGgtctttttttcctctctttgtCTTTACACTGTTCGTTGCACCTGTAGGttacgagaaaaaaattcgattctctCGAATCGCGATTGAAGAAATTCTCTGCGAAATAAGAACGTTTATGACAAATGTGTCGTGCACATGAGTCATGAATACATATTTCAATGATTAATATGTTATTCTGCTCTTATATGATAAaatgtaatgttttttttttatatttcatatgTACTTTCTATGTTTTATCGGTCTTTTACAAAACTTTATTTTATGTAGAGTATATCTAATAGGAGACtatcaataataaattaattaatattaattttgtaattattttattatcatctatctGATACAAAAATGCAAAAGAATTTTagtatattaatttttgttacaagtaaTATCTACATTAATGTATGTTATTGAATGATCAAAAACAAATTCATAGTTTACATTGCTATTGtaattatagtaattatttttgGATAATAATATTATCATGTCAGTACAAATTAAGTTTGGGTAGATGGTTTTTGTTGTTACGtaatctaatatttttaatataaaattgaagaaactgTTCTCATCATTTATCACAATGTacaattatgtatatatattaagcTGACATAACCTTAATGTGTGGTTTATTTGTGCaaatgaatttttgtttttgctgtatttttgtcaatattattcagaaaaatataatttaaattatatatttatttgatttatatttttaattttttttaggtTGAAAGAAGTGGCAGAGAAAATCAACAGATATGGATTCGCAACGCTACCAGCATTTAGTGGATTAAAGATTTCAGTAAAGCGTATTGTTGTTGGACCAACACATATTGCTCTTCTTACAGAAGACCATAAAGTTTGCAGAGTTGCATTTACAGTATTGTCAGACAGATTGGACTTGAGCAAAAATGAACCAAATAGAAAGTAAgttgaaatgaatgaaaaatttcaggAGGAAGATGAAGatagaaaaaatttttgttatgtatcatatatttttttattattgtagcACCAGTAAGAATCATGTTGGAAACTCCAATTCAGCATCAAATAGTGGTGGTAGTAGTGGAAGTGGAGGTAGAGGAATGTCTAGAACACGTGCAAGAATTATGCGTGGCAGTTCCCGAGGTGGTAGCAGTGGAGGAAGTGGAAATGCAGGTAGGATAGGCCCTCCAGGTGTAATTATGGGAGGAGGAAGCAGCAGCAGCTCGCGTCCCATTGCACCAGTACCTGCACCATTCGTACCGGAAGATCTTATCTCACAGGCTCAAGTGGTATTGCAAGGAAAAAGTCGCAATCTTATTATTAGAGAATTGCAGGTTTGTTATATTATAATGACCACTGTACAATGTGTTGGTAGTATCAGGGTtagtgaaatattgaaatatattttgtagCGTACAAATTTAGATGTAAACTTAGCAGTAAATAATTTACTATCACGAGATGATGAAGAAGGTGATGATGCAGAAGATGCAGCAGATACATATGTCCCGGAAGAACTTATATCTTTATTAGATGGTGGTTCATTTAACGAACATTCTGTTATAATTGATGCAGATTCTATGTTCTCTGAAGATATGTTTGGATATACAGGAATgagaaagtaattattttttcattatttgtgGCTTATTTGGTAGAAGACATGATGTTTAagcacattttatatttttagtcgTGGAAGTTCTTCACGCAGAATAGGCAATGATAGAGAGAGTGAACGCGCATCTGAACGAGATCGCGATAGTTTTAGTAGATGGAGAGATCGTCAATATTGCGGACCACGTCGTTGGCTAGAAACAGCGCTTAAAGACTCGTGGGAAAAAGATACtggtaaaaaatttaaacaataaatccatattaaattttattagtaTTTTTGAATTATAGGTGtatgaattttaataatattttttaaaaatatatcagaTAACAAAAAGAAGGAGTTAGCTTCCCAAAGTCCATTATGGATATCAGAAGAATTGGAATGGTGGCATGAACGTAGCAGCGATCCTGCTCCTCGTTTCATACAGATCGCTTCGCTTTACAGTGAATTAATTGCTGTTTCTGTTGGTGGTCAGTTATATCAATGGAAATGGTCAGAATCTGAACCATACAAAGATCCAgaggtatttatttttaaaacaaacaTTCATTTCAGTATTTTATAAGAGGAAGATAATAAATAGACACTTATTTTAGAATCCAAATATACATCATCCAAAAGCTCAGTGGTTAGCAATAACAACAGAAAAGATAGTTAATATATCTGCAACAGCAATTCGATGTTCCGTTAATACTGAAAGTGGCAAAGTAGCTACTTGGCTTGATGAGCTCCTGGGACATGTTGCTTCCCGTCTTGAACATCCAGCTCAAACTTTTACTGAATTTACATTAGACAAAATAATGTCACTCCATACTTGTGCTTTGTACACTGTTGCCAGACTTGAAAGTGGTACATTGTATTGGTGGTTGGTtgaaattttgacaattttttcattttttaatcaattattCTCTAAACTAACGACGTTATTGCTAGTGCTCGCTTGTATAActatttttacataatttttacatttttctccaTAGGGGTGTACTACCTTTTGCACAGCGTAAAAAAttgtgggaaaagtacaaagCTAAGTCGCGCAAACATAGACCATCGACAGTATCATCAAATGACATTAGTTATGGTACACATGTTTGCATGAAAAATAGTCCTATATATCAACCTGGAGCAATAGGTGCGTTGTTCAATAAAAACGgttaaaataattgtataacGTTGTAACTTATTAAATGGATATATTTTTTTAGGATTCACAATTGCTAATGGAGTTCCAAAAGTAGGACAATTACTAGCAGCAGCTTGGAATTTAGATTCTACTTGTAGATTTAAAGTTTTACCAGCTGGAAGTCACTTACCTAATGCTAACGCAGACAAACGCGAAACAAGTGGAAATAGTGGAACCGGTACTATTAATAAAACAAATCATAAAGAGACTGCCGATCGTCTTGATATGCCGCCACCTCCCTCACCAGCTTCAAGCACATGCAGCGATACTGGCAGCATTACAACAAGTCATAgtaagaatttaataatttttaaaaataatttgaataccATTAATAAAATGATAGTTCGGTTGTTAAAAAGTATTTAGCTCTTTTTGTAACTAATCGCATTTTTGAGATTAAATctaacaatacaaattttaattttgtagagAGACAAAAACGGGTTACACCTCGAAATGAAGGAGAGACTGAAcgaaaagacgaagaagaatGGCAATTAAAAGACGTTGTTTTTGTAGAAGATGTTAAAACCGTACCTATTGGTATGTTTTTTTATAACGAACAATAGCATAAGAGTAGCACATTTCTGAAATTGTGCtatattttaccattttttatgTGTAGGTAAAGTTATAAAAGTTGATGGTTGTTATGTTGCTGTGAAGTTCTTTTCAAAGGattcaaaagaaaaagagaaagaaattaaagaGAAGGATTTCAATACATCGGATTTTAAAGATTTAACAGCAGAAGAATCAATCAAATTGTTGGCCGATTGTAGATTGTTAAGAAAAGACGAGTTACAGGTAAATTAAGTTGTTGCAAGTAAATCTTTACGtttttgaaagtataaatatGATAAACTATCACACGTGTAGGTGATAAAGACATCTATGAATCCAAGAGCTCCAGATTGTTTCCAACGAACTCCCAGAAGAGTAAATATTGTCGAAGGATCGAATGATAGTATTTTAACTATTGCTACAGATGGACGAGGTAGAACTTTGGGATGCATAATTACTGATCTTTGTTGATAATATTTCTTAGTAATTGATTATTTATAGGTATTCATGCAATTTTGAAAAGTGGAAACAAGTTGAGCTATGTTGTATATAATCTGAGTACTGGAAGATATGTACAAGATTGTTATATTCCATCAGATATATCGTCATTTTTTGGCTTACAGCCCCAAAATATAAACCTTATAAGTGCAGGAGAGGTATACTTTCATGATTTATATTATtacaattgtaataaattagtTTAAATTGTATATGGATacaatcaatttttatattacagaatatTGAGTGCTCTATGATCCTTAGAGATGGAAATAATACGATCTATCCGTTAGTAAAAGATTGTGCTGAGGCTATTCGTGATCCAAATTGGTTAGATTTAGTTCCAGTAATTTGCATTGGTGCTTCGACTATTCCCATACCAAGTTGCTCGAATTCACATACCAATATGAAAAATCAAGTTGCGGTTATTGCATTAGCATTTGATAACCTTTTACTAATGCCACGCATATTAAGGTGCGATTATGATAGTGTGAAACAGGTGTTTTGTAATTTGGAACAAGATCACAGTAAGTATGTTCATACATTTTTGTAGTCAAAATGTAGTCAACGAACAatacgaaaataatataataatgctTCATTTTTGTTTAGAAAACAATGCAGCGCAAATTCAAGCAATACTGACTGAACGTTGCGATGGTAATCGTAATATTTTGCATGCCTGTATCAGTATGTCTTCTCCAACTTCTAACAAAGAAAACGATCAAGGTATTGCATTCATTTATTTGCCTTATTTAATATCAAATATGCCGTAAGGATTATGGTATATTCTAATttgatttttcatttgaaaGGTATCGAACGTGAATTAGTGTCAAATACTGTTGACGGTGCATCTGCACCTATCGAGGAACCGATTCCAACTTTAAGTTGGCCACCCGAAGCATTTGATAACACATCAGGAGAAGAGGATAGTTTACTTAGTATTGGTGCTGCCAGTATATCTATGATGAATAAATCAGGTAAAAGTGTATTGAATGCCTTTTTATCTATATTTTGTTATCATTATAAgtcatattataaattattaaatacatattttctttatttgtagGTGTTGGAGCTACGTCAAATAATACTTATATTATAGATTCTgtagaaagaagaaacaatgCATTGCTTATATTGAAGTATATGTGTGAAAGTAACGTATTAGCACCTCATCTGAAAGAACTACTTACAGCAAAGTAATTATCATGAtggttaaaaaatttattaaacataaAATATTGGTATACTTTGATAAAAATACTTTAATTCTTCTATCAACAGAGATGCTCAGGGTCAAACACCATTGATGCTTGCTGTGTCAGTCCGTGCATATCACGCAGCTCTTATCATATTGGACACTATTCAGAGAGTTGGAAGAGATCAGAAAGAATGTTCAGCCATGATACTTCCTCCTGACGCGAATCCAGATTTGTCACCGCTGTTTGTTACTTGTTGTAACGATACCTGTAGTTTCACTTGGACTGGGGCGGATCATATTAATCAAGTACTCTATCATCCAATACGTTTGAACAATCGTGTGATTCAAATTCTCtttaataaatgattttttttttcaggatATTTTCGAATGCAGAACTTGCGGCTTAACCGGGTCTTTGTGTTGCTGTACAGAATGCGCTCGCGTTTGTCATAGAGGACACGATTGCAAATTAAAAGTAACATCTCCTACGGCTTATTGTGATTGTTGGGAAAAATGTAAATGCCGCGCTCTCATTGCTGGTCATCAGGGTGTTCGTTATCAGCTTCTATGTCGTTTGGTAGTTAATACCGATCTTGCCACGAAAATAAATTCACGGTAAGGAGATGAATAGAGAatcattgaaaattgaaattgaataaaattaacgaatcTATTTTTTAACTTTGTAGAGGAGAAAGTATTTTGCTATTTCTGGTTCAGACTGTAGGAAGACAATTGGTGGAACAACGACAATGCCGTTCAGCACCTCGACCGCGCTCGACGTCTGCAAGCCGCAAAGGACCGTCATCTGATGgtaattttttgttatttaaacACGATAATAATGATATCGAGTTTAATTGGAAGTCATTGAATAATAATGGTCAAATGTGAAACAGGTTTGAGCCAGGACTCGGCAGACATGCCGGATCATGACTTGGAACCTCCTCGTTTCAGTCGGAAAGCTCTAGAAAGACTATTGAATGACTGGCCAGCTGTTCAGTGTATGATTATGACAGGAGTGACTGTGAACGGTAACGATCAATTATTTGGAGATCAGGGACAGTTGTGTCGACAAAGCGGTACTGCATTACTCGATAAATTTACTCACTCATTCTTGGTCAAGTGTAGTGCGGAGgtaagaaagaatatttttcatcatATAAACTGGACAATAAAGTATTTTCGATATACTGTATAAAATTCTGCCATAGATGCTGAATGCTCTTTTAACAACCCTAATACGAGAATTACAAAATGATTCTGTGCCTGGACGACAAGAAGAAGCGAATAACGTTGCTCGTCGATTTGTTCGATCTGTGGctcgaatatttgtaatttttacagTAGAAATAGCACCGGTAAAAAAGGGAAGAAGGTACGAAACGATTCTTAACTATGAATTAACTTAACTTCTGTATCTTTTTTCTATGTTCTTCTTTGAATGTACATTTCAGCGCTAGCCAAGCCTCGCATCCTTTGATAAAATGTCGCAAAGTTTTCAACGCGTTGATTAAATTAGCTGTTGAGGAATTATGCGAAATAGCCGATTCATTAATAGCACCAGTAAGATTAGGTGTTGCACGACCGACGGCGCCATTTACATTGACCAGCTCGGTGATCGAAGTGATCAACGGCTCGGAGGACTTGTTCTCCATTGAACCATTGATACCTCACAGTGGTGTGAGCTCTCAAACTCTAGACGCTActttgcagacgcaacagggaaacAATAATATAACAATTGCTAGAGATGTTTCTGCTATGGACGAGGCAGAAGGTGGTGAAGGTACACGTAAACGAGTAACAGCATCTGTaatgattttaattttgaataagTAAAAATTGATGCTGTTGATCTTAAATGAAAACATAATATTCATTTATGGAATAGAGGTACCTATGGATGTGGATGGCGACATAAGCGAACACGAAGAATCGGGAGTTTCCGGAACAGTCGCTGGTCAACCGTTAGGTGAAATCGATAGCAACGCAGGCGGCGTGGGCGAAGAACAAGCAGGGGATGGCGAATCAGACACAGAGCTCGATCTTCTAGCGGAAGCGGAAACGGAATCGGATTCCGACGACAATCATAGTAATCAAGATGCGGCATCTGCGCAACGCAGCGTACAGACTGGTGCTACGGCAGGTTCTGACGGTGGAATGGGATCTATTTTATTGTTTCCGGAGGACGAATCCGGTGAATCAAGCCAACAGGAAGACGATGAGAGCGAAGCGGGAGAAACCGACGAACAGGATAACGAGGACTTTCAGATGGGTGACGAGCAATTGGAGCGTCGAAGGTAAAAAtggtttttcctttttctatttttaaataacatggatatgcaacaggaacattaaAAGGCTTTGCAACAGAGACCTGCTGGCATGGTTTCATTTCGTTAGGcattaataataaaaacttATCCTTATTCCAGTGGTTCATCCGGCGGTCATTTACATCGTAATAATCTCGCGCCTGTTTCTATGCAATGGGCAATACGTAATCGCGAAACAAATACGCGCACAACAGGACTGAGAGTAACAGGTGGCAGTAATCTGGTTTTTATTGACTCTGCATCCTTAAGACGTACTACCGCAACATCTGCTGTTGCAGCTGCACAAGAACCAATTACTATGAGTACCACTCCCTGTTGTTTGGCACGTGCATTTGGAATTGTTATTCGACAGATAGCTAATCTTTTGGTTATGATGCAAGATTATAAAACGCTGGCACCATTTCTGCCGCAGTTGATGGAAATTTCTTATCAAGATGCGTTGAACTTGCAGGTATGGCTACATCTAGAACTAATCCAAACGTAATGAAGTTTATGAAAAGCATGGTGTGCCGCAACACTGATGTTTCAAATGATCACAGATGTATCTCGAATCGCATTTGAAACCTACATGGGATTGGCTACTTACGGTAATGGACGCCACAGAGGCGCAACTAAGATTCGGAGTCTCTTTGACTCGTAGCGCGGATCCCACGCATCCGGAACACCCGTTGAACAATGCTCCATCGTTCTCTGGAAGCAATTACACTGGTTTACTAAACACAGCGGCTTTGTCGTTGACATTACAATCTAATACAGGTCGGAATCAACGCAGTGGTATCGCTACGAGCTCCAATATCTCCACTCCACAAGCTTCTACAAGACTCACCGTTGGTTTTGCAGGCGTTGGCGAACCTTCGCGAAACATTAGGG
This window of the Ptiloglossa arizonensis isolate GNS036 chromosome 5, iyPtiAriz1_principal, whole genome shotgun sequence genome carries:
- the Hyd gene encoding E3 ubiquitin-protein ligase hyd isoform X4, which produces MTSIHFVVHPLPGTDDQLNDRLKEVAEKINRYGFATLPAFSGLKISVKRIVVGPTHIALLTEDHKVCRVAFTVLSDRLDLSKNEPNRNTSKNHVGNSNSASNSGGSSGSGGRGMSRTRARIMRGSSRGGSSGGSGNAGRIGPPGVIMGGGSSSSSRPIAPVPAPFVPEDLISQAQVVLQGKSRNLIIRELQRTNLDVNLAVNNLLSRDDEEGDDAEDAADTYVPEELISLLDGGSFNEHSVIIDADSMFSEDMFGYTGMRNRGSSSRRIGNDRESERASERDRDSFSRWRDRQYCGPRRWLETALKDSWEKDTDNKKKELASQSPLWISEELEWWHERSSDPAPRFIQIASLYSELIAVSVGGQLYQWKWSESEPYKDPENPNIHHPKAQWLAITTEKIVNISATAIRCSVNTESGKVATWLDELLGHVASRLEHPAQTFTEFTLDKIMSLHTCALYTVARLESGTLYWWGVLPFAQRKKLWEKYKAKSRKHRPSTVSSNDISYGTHVCMKNSPIYQPGAIGFTIANGVPKVGQLLAAAWNLDSTCRFKVLPAGSHLPNANADKRETSGNSGTGTINKTNHKETADRLDMPPPPSPASSTCSDTGSITTSHKRQKRVTPRNEGETERKDEEEWQLKDVVFVEDVKTVPIGKVIKVDGCYVAVKFFSKDSKEKEKEIKEKDFNTSDFKDLTAEESIKLLADCRLLRKDELQVIKTSMNPRAPDCFQRTPRRVNIVEGSNDSILTIATDGRGIHAILKSGNKLSYVVYNLSTGRYVQDCYIPSDISSFFGLQPQNINLISAGENIECSMILRDGNNTIYPLVKDCAEAIRDPNWLDLVPVICIGASTIPIPSCSNSHTNMKNQVAVIALAFDNLLLMPRILRCDYDSVKQVFCNLEQDHKNNAAQIQAILTERCDGNRNILHACISMSSPTSNKENDQGIERELVSNTVDGASAPIEEPIPTLSWPPEAFDNTSGEEDSLLSIGAASISMMNKSGKSVGATSNNTYIIDSVERRNNALLILKYMCESNVLAPHLKELLTAKDAQGQTPLMLAVSVRAYHAALIILDTIQRVGRDQKECSAMILPPDANPDLSPLFVTCCNDTCSFTWTGADHINQDIFECRTCGLTGSLCCCTECARVCHRGHDCKLKVTSPTAYCDCWEKCKCRALIAGHQGVRYQLLCRLVVNTDLATKINSRGESILLFLVQTVGRQLVEQRQCRSAPRPRSTSASRKGPSSDGLSQDSADMPDHDLEPPRFSRKALERLLNDWPAVQCMIMTGVTVNGNDQLFGDQGQLCRQSGTALLDKFTHSFLVKCSAEMLNALLTTLIRELQNDSVPGRQEEANNVARRFVRSVARIFVIFTVEIAPVKKGRSASQASHPLIKCRKVFNALIKLAVEELCEIADSLIAPVRLGVARPTAPFTLTSSVIEVINGSEDLFSIEPLIPHSGVSSQTLDATLQTQQGNNNITIARDVSAMDEAEGGEEVPMDVDGDISEHEESGVSGTVAGQPLGEIDSNAGGVGEEQAGDGESDTELDLLAEAETESDSDDNHSNQDAASAQRSVQTGATAGSDGGMGSILLFPEDESGESSQQEDDESEAGETDEQDNEDFQMGDEQLERRSGSSGGHLHRNNLAPVSMQWAIRNRETNTRTTGLRVTGGSNLVFIDSASLRRTTATSAVAAAQEPITMSTTPCCLARAFGIVIRQIANLLVMMQDYKTLAPFLPQLMEISYQDALNLQMYLESHLKPTWDWLLTVMDATEAQLRFGVSLTRSADPTHPEHPLNNAPSFSGSNYTGLLNTAALSLTLQSNTGVGEPSRNIREREGGDAHSARREFLSYCLSLMRAHNGEHRDSLPVLDVSALRHVAYVFDALVYYMRSLSEPMSSRGETQKESSNYSGWNDQDENDNDEGEEYNSPVPTAMETDSVDYPDLLQIPTCGSGNNSNSTPKGRKHPFLQRSDSTLCLGCPPLDPFDTVMSEALPLADQPHLLQPHSRREDLFGIPKQPATNAGPNQNPLAGLPTRLSLSARSADSQNTVTPTFSQVIQGPAFASSDARRSSVSVGESTTAKYTEKTKSFNHTNDNHSLVAEQIDRAPIIVSTNNQNDQTTGSTKNNKDVCKTNRSVIVRAGTVSETSTNKAGAPEVLVVSTVETQNVSEDVDPAGSNQEISAHETVETSPVENARAVSSIGTNISHNILLGRWRMSLDLFGRVFMEDVGLEVGSVVSELGGFPVKEAKFRRDMEKLRNSQQKDITLLKLERDRTQLLVQTMKELNTQYNLYNRRASNTPPLAVNRVKVIFKDEPGEGSGVTRSFYTAIAEALLVNEKLPNLEAAQVGSKYTQYNVLQKLKSRDRDRDLRRQNPRSSGKCRETRRTLSFEARSFHPSGSVEGSSSSGPGSSSSNSHPLPVSHPINDHLTMHQQQLGDRLYPKVYALRPALAEKITGMLLELSPAQLLMLLASEEALRQKVEEAFELIHSHSQDLASEALLDLDVFSLTARCGANKKKIENSILDDTEDNAPLFYSPGKRGFYTPRQGRASYERLNAFRNVGRLIGLCLLQNELCPIFLNRHVIKYILGRPIRFHDLAFFDSVIYESLRQLVIDSETKDSNSLFSALDLMFSIDLCPEEGGGSIELIPNGRDIVVTASNVYDYVRKYAEVRMIKVQEKALHAMREGVFDVLPEGALDGLLSEDFRLLLNGVGDINVSVLISYTSFNDESGESVDKLAKYKRWLWSIVEKMSHTERQDLVYFWTGSPALPASEDGFQPMPSVTLRPADDAYLPTANTCISRLYVPLYSSRHILRHKLLLAIKAKNFGFV